GCGGGCGCGCTGTCGGGCATCGTCGTTTGTGGCTGCGTCACGGCAGTTGCGGATTGCTGGGCATCGCGCCGCCGCACGAGCGACTCAAGCGCGTCCACGCCCGCGCGTATGCCGTCGGAGAAACGCCCCGCCTTGAACTCCGGAATGATATTCGTGTTCATAATGCGTTGCGCGTCCTGATCGGCCTTCCGCTCCCAATCGGCTCCGAGCGCGATACGCGAAACGCGGTCGTTCTTCGAGACCACGAGCAATACGCCAAGGTTGCGCTCCTGGCTTCCGATACCCCACTGATCGAACAGCAGCGTGGCAAACGTCTCGATACGCAGGTCCGGCGCACCGTGGTCACGCATTGAATTGATCGTCACGACAATGACGGGCACGCCCTTTTCGGTCAGCAGCCGCTGGCACACCGACTGGATATGTTCCGCGTCGCCGGGCAACACCAGCCCGGCCCGGTCGACTATGAATTGACCTTGTGCCGGGCGGTCCAGCGCAATGATCTGCGCTTGTGCCGCTACGCAAAGGGCCACAGTCGCAAATGAAGCCCAATAAGTACGCACAAAGCGTCGTCTAGTGACATTCACGATCATGGACAACCCTCCTGCGTCGCGATACGGCAATCAAACGACGCTATCCTATCGATACAGCACGCCGCGCACAACCACCGGCAACGTCGATATACGCTGCATCACTCAATCCAGCAACGCGCCCCTGCGGCAATAGGATGCGGCATGTTCGATCAGGGTTTATACGTGCGCGTGCATTCTCTACCCAGTTGGAAGAGTTTCACGCCCGGAACACGATACTATGTGCGCGCTGAGTTATCTCGTGTCCGAAGCGAAAAGCAGAGGTTTTCACGATGCTTCGTCTGGTTTTGATAGCGTTTCTCGCATCTGCGGCGTGCGCGCTTGCGCTGGAGCCCGTTGACGTTGGCAACCGCGCGCAACTCTTCATCGACCGCCGGTTCATTGCCAACGGCGAGGGCATCGAATTACGCATGAACCAAGCGCAAAAACTCGGGCGTATCCGCGACGAAAGCGGCAACTACATTCGCGCCCACGTCAGCCGCGTTTACGATATCGACGGCAAGACGCGACTCTATACCGGCTCGGACGGACTCGACGTGTACGAGAGCGAGGACGGGTTGCAGTTCAAACATGTTGGAAGCATTGGTTCGCAGGGAAGGGTTCTCGCGACGGTTTTTCTGGACCCGCACGAGAGCGATACGTCGCGACGCTACAAACTCTTCAACATCCAGCTCTCCAACCCGTCGAACAAGGACACCGACGGCGTTTACGCCAGCTACTCTGCCGACGGCCTCACCTTTTCCGAAGGCGTCCGCATATACCCGCGCTACACGGACAACCCAGCCGTCGTCTGGTGGGACGCGCGTATCGGCAAGTACGTGATCTATACGCGCGCCCTCGCGATTGGCTCCGAGAACCAGCGCCGCATCGCGCGCATTGAAACCGATGACCCGCTCAAGCCGTGGCCGTACACGGATGTACCGCTGCCCCATCCGTTCAATGCGCCGGAGAACGCGCCCGTCGTGTTGCAGGCCGACGAACACGACGACCCCTTTTCGGACATGTATTACAGCGCAGCGACCCTTTACCCATACGCGCAGGATGTCTACTTGATGTTCACGGCAAACTTCCGGCACTTCGCCCCGAATCGCCAACCCTTTGTCCGGCCGCGTGTCGAAGGGCAGTGGGAAGATTTTGGACTATTGGAGACGCAGATCGCCGTTAGTCGCGACGGCATTGAGTGGCTGCGCCCAAGCCGCGAACCGTATTACCCGACCGGACTTGCCGACGAATGGGATCGTTGGTACGCCGTCATGGCCCCAGGCGTTTCCCGCCACGGCAACTACCTCTATCAATACTACGTGTCCAGCGGCATGACCCACGACAGCACCGTCGTGCGCCAGGAATACGCCGGCGTGAAAGACCTCGGCGGCATCGGCGCCGTGCGGCAACGCGTCGACGGATTCTTCTCCGCCGACGCCGGTCCCGACGGCGGCTGGCTGGAGACTCCGCCTATCGTGTTCGCCGGCAGTTCGCTCCGGCTCAACATCGATACCGGCGCGATGGGCACCGCCTTCGTCGAACTGCGCGACGCAGACGGCAAACCGATTCCCGGTTTCGAACTCGCCCAATGCGAAGAAATCGGCGGCAACTACCTCGACCAAGCCGTCTACTGGAACGGCAGCACCGATGTCTCCAAACTCGCAGGCTCCCCCGTCCGACTTTACATACGTCTTGTCCGAGGAAAGCTCTATTCGTTCAGGTTCTCGGAGTAAGCGCTCAGTTCCGAACGCCTTTCCTCAATAATCCATGCCCTACTCTACCGATGATTCCTATCGGGCTCCAAGCCTAGTGCTCAATCCCTCCTTGGCAGTTGTCCCTGATGTAGTTATCGCCATGATTTCTAGGTCCATCTTAGTACTGAGATACAGCCTAGAGTCACGACCCGGAAGCACCGATGGGAGGCCAACTCAATAGCATTGATTAACTGGAGATATAGCCCCCCAGTTTACACGTCACCTCTAGTTGTGCTATAAACACTGGAAAGGCATTCTATATAGTGCAGGGGGCAGATTCATGATGCACATATCAGCAACTCTGTTATCTGTTTGTCTAGTCACATCTTT
This genomic stretch from Candidatus Hydrogenedentota bacterium harbors:
- a CDS encoding TPM domain-containing protein — its product is MIVNVTRRRFVRTYWASFATVALCVAAQAQIIALDRPAQGQFIVDRAGLVLPGDAEHIQSVCQRLLTEKGVPVIVVTINSMRDHGAPDLRIETFATLLFDQWGIGSQERNLGVLLVVSKNDRVSRIALGADWERKADQDAQRIMNTNIIPEFKAGRFSDGIRAGVDALESLVRRRDAQQSATAVTQPQTTMPDSAPAQPIDPQHQPVHRAQHPPMTTHSNSFPVNSYPRTTYSSSGNSSVGMFGIAIAIAVVFAIVRAITGIGGSGRWTGGYYGRGGGGFTTGFLLGSNLGHHHHGGGMFGGGGFGGGGGIGGGGHRGGGSFGGGSSRGGGATGSW